The following is a genomic window from Anopheles aquasalis chromosome 3, idAnoAquaMG_Q_19, whole genome shotgun sequence.
GCCGCAGGATCCTATATGGAAGGCGTAACTACTGTGACGGCAACACGTCGAACGCACCCGGAAATAGACCGTGGCTCAGATCAGATTTCCTGTTCTGCTGTATATAATGTACATAGGCACCTTCTGCCGTAAACAACTTTTTCAACTACTTCCGTCTATTgtcctttctttcgtttcgtattGTTTCCACGCGCCGCGTCTATTAAGCCGAGAGTTAAACCAGAAAGCCACCTCTTTCGTTACCTTTCGTCCCGCTCCCTGCGCGTATCCCTTATCGTGCTTTACGTTGTAATTAGTCTAATGGTAGTAATAGCGAGTGTTTGTTGCTATTGATCCCCGCGAGTGTGTCTACGTGTGATTACTGTGTGtaagagaacgaaagagagagtgagagagacagagtagGATCCGACTATCGATCAGACTCGCGAACGTGTATTGAACCCtgagtagtagtagcagcagcatcagtagcaccATGGCAACTACTTTGAAACCTCCCCACAaaacggcagcggcagcagcatccgctgcgacagcaacagcaggcgctGCGGCGGCAGGAGCCGCTGGCAGTGGCtccttcggttggttggcacaCGTCAAGTATGAACATTTGATGGCCGGTGTATCGGGTGGCGTGACCTCAACGTTACTGCTGCATCCGCTGGATCTAATCAAAATCCGCTTTGCGGTCAACGATGGCCGGACCGCGTCGGTGCCCCAGTACCGAGGGCTCACCAGCGCATTCCTGACGATCTTCCGCCAGGAAGGCTTCCGTGGATTGTACAAAGGAGTAACACCCAACATGTGGGGCTCGGGCAGTGCCTGGGGATTCTATTTCATGTTGTAAGTGTAGCCTGCACTGCTTCCATTGAACGGATTCTAATTAATTGtatttgccccttttttgcttcaGCTACAACACCATCAAAACGTGGATACAGGATGGCAATACGGCGCAACCGTTAGGACCATCGTTGCACATGCTGGCGGCCGCCGAAGCGGGTGTGCTCACACTCGCCATGACCAACCCGATATGGGTAGTGAAGACGAGGCTCTGTCTGCAGTGCGACGATCGTGTCAAggccggcaccggtaccggttacGCCGGTATGATGGACGGCCTTACCAAGATCTATCGCACCGAAGGGATCCGTGGACTTTATCGAGTATGTGCAACAGAATGCTGCTCTTGGTTGCAAAAACTAAATTGTCTATTTCTTTTGCAGGGCTTTGTTCCTGGTATGTTCGGAGTGTCGCACGGAGCGCTGCAGTTTATGACCTACGAGGAGATGAAGAACAAGTACAACCAGAAGCGAAAGCGACCAATCGATGCGAAGCTGGTAAACAATCGCGCCCACCGTAGCAGGCAGACTAGCTGCCTAGCACGTTACTTATTCTCCTTTCCCATTTATCGCACTTTTAGACGACCGCCGAGTATTTAACGTTTGCCGCTGTTTCGAAGCTGATCGCTGCGGCAGCCACCTACCCGTACCAGGTGATCCGGGCCCGTCTGCAGGACCAGAACCACAGCTACAAGGGTGCCTGGGACTGTGTGAAGCTGACATGGAGGTACGAACGGGTGTCTGGGTTCTATAAAGGTCTCATGCCGTATCTGGTGCACGTAACGCCCAACATTTGCCTGGTGATGTTGATCTATGAGAAGTTTACCAACCACTAGAACgtgagcgcgcgagagagaatgagacagacatagaaagagagagagagagagagagagagagagagagagagagag
Proteins encoded in this region:
- the LOC126577795 gene encoding mitochondrial folate transporter/carrier isoform X1, with the protein product MATTLKPPHKTAAAAASAATATAGAAAAGAAGSGSFGWLAHVKYEHLMAGVSGGVTSTLLLHPLDLIKIRFAVNDGRTASVPQYRGLTSAFLTIFRQEGFRGLYKGVTPNMWGSGSAWGFYFMFYNTIKTWIQDGNTAQPLGPSLHMLAAAEAGVLTLAMTNPIWVVKTRLCLQCDDRVKAGTGTGYAGMMDGLTKIYRTEGIRGLYRVCATECCSWLQKLNCLFLLQGFVPGMFGVSHGALQFMTYEEMKNKYNQKRKRPIDAKLTTAEYLTFAAVSKLIAAAATYPYQVIRARLQDQNHSYKGAWDCVKLTWRYERVSGFYKGLMPYLVHVTPNICLVMLIYEKFTNH
- the LOC126577795 gene encoding mitochondrial folate transporter/carrier isoform X2, with translation MATTLKPPHKTAAAAASAATATAGAAAAGAAGSGSFGWLAHVKYEHLMAGVSGGVTSTLLLHPLDLIKIRFAVNDGRTASVPQYRGLTSAFLTIFRQEGFRGLYKGVTPNMWGSGSAWGFYFMFYNTIKTWIQDGNTAQPLGPSLHMLAAAEAGVLTLAMTNPIWVVKTRLCLQCDDRVKAGTGTGYAGMMDGLTKIYRTEGIRGLYRGFVPGMFGVSHGALQFMTYEEMKNKYNQKRKRPIDAKLTTAEYLTFAAVSKLIAAAATYPYQVIRARLQDQNHSYKGAWDCVKLTWRYESWRGFYKGLGPNLTRVVPATMVTFLTYEKVSRYLLDRSKAKSASAVP